From Trichocoleus sp. FACHB-46, the proteins below share one genomic window:
- a CDS encoding tetratricopeptide repeat protein: MAQQRQQIGHYTLARNLQFRQGNYQKMLTILNEGIRRYPNNALLYSNRGAARSSLGDYQGAKSDYTRSIQLQPSSLAYSNRARVYAILKQQQALEDLTEAITLNQGWGNIGAAFYDRGELQVKLGNTKSAISDFKQAAKFYQQIGNSERYRTALDRIILLSVQ; encoded by the coding sequence GTGGCTCAACAACGTCAACAAATTGGGCACTACACTCTGGCAAGAAATCTTCAGTTCAGACAAGGCAACTATCAGAAAATGTTGACGATCTTGAACGAGGGGATTCGCCGATATCCCAACAATGCGCTTCTCTACTCAAATCGAGGTGCCGCTAGAAGCTCTCTAGGAGATTACCAGGGCGCGAAAAGTGACTACACCCGCTCCATTCAGCTTCAGCCGTCCTCACTGGCGTACAGTAACCGAGCCAGGGTTTATGCCATCCTCAAGCAGCAGCAGGCCCTTGAAGATCTCACTGAAGCGATCACACTTAATCAGGGTTGGGGCAATATTGGAGCGGCGTTCTACGATCGCGGTGAGCTTCAAGTCAAACTCGGTAACACCAAGTCTGCCATCTCAGACTTCAAACAAGCCGCCAAGTTTTATCAACAGATTGGCAATTCAGAACGCTATCGTACTGCCCTCGATCGAATTATCTTGCTCAGCGTTCAATAG